A window of Staphylococcus sp. 17KM0847 contains these coding sequences:
- a CDS encoding ThiF family adenylyltransferase produces MKHQFSRNELAIGQEGLERLKNTTVAVLGVGGVGSFAAEALARTNIGHIILIDKDDVDITNVNRQLHALTTTIGQSKVTLMEERIKLINPDCKVTPLHMFYTEETYEQLFADYDIDYIVDASDTIIYKVHIMEQCLERGIDIISSMGAANKIDPTRFKIADISKTHVDPIARIIRQKLKKKGIYRGIPVVFSDESPIVIREDVKAVVGDAQGKNRKAQMPPSSNAFVPSVVGLILASYVCNKVVEDIPVTRIKDK; encoded by the coding sequence TGTTTTAGGTGTCGGAGGTGTAGGTTCTTTTGCAGCAGAAGCACTGGCACGTACGAATATTGGACATATTATATTAATTGATAAAGATGATGTCGATATTACAAATGTCAATCGTCAACTTCATGCTTTAACCACAACAATCGGTCAAAGTAAAGTGACACTCATGGAAGAGCGCATTAAGCTTATCAATCCAGATTGCAAAGTAACACCACTGCATATGTTTTATACTGAAGAAACATACGAACAATTATTTGCAGATTATGATATTGATTATATTGTTGATGCAAGTGATACAATTATTTATAAGGTGCATATAATGGAACAATGTTTAGAGCGGGGGATTGATATTATATCAAGCATGGGTGCAGCAAATAAGATAGATCCGACACGTTTTAAAATTGCAGATATTTCAAAAACGCATGTTGATCCTATTGCACGCATTATCCGTCAAAAATTAAAAAAGAAGGGGATTTATCGAGGCATACCGGTCGTGTTCTCGGATGAAAGTCCTATCGTCATTCGTGAAGATGTTAAAGCAGTAGTCGGAGATGCGCAGGGGAAAAACCGTAAAGCACAAATGCCCCCATCATCTAATGCTTTCGTACCAAGTGTTGTAGGTTTAATACTAGCAAGCTACGTCTGTAATAAAGTTGTAGAAGATATACCTGTGACACGTATTAAAGATAAATAG